One part of the Thermoanaerobacterium sp. CMT5567-10 genome encodes these proteins:
- a CDS encoding NusG domain II-containing protein translates to MKIGDKILIGVLLIISLVSAYFTYDKALLRTGTNVVIEVNGSKYQELPLDVDKTVTVHNGKHINVVEIKDGKVRMKESDCPDQICVNTGWIEKEGQQIVCLPNRVVVRVTGGKKGEVDDIVY, encoded by the coding sequence ATGAAAATAGGTGATAAAATCTTAATAGGTGTGCTTTTGATTATTTCTCTTGTTTCTGCTTATTTTACTTATGACAAGGCGTTGTTAAGAACCGGAACCAATGTCGTAATTGAAGTGAATGGTTCTAAATATCAAGAATTGCCTTTAGATGTTGACAAGACGGTTACTGTACACAATGGCAAACACATAAATGTTGTAGAGATTAAAGATGGAAAAGTCAGAATGAAGGAGTCTGATTGTCCAGATCAAATATGTGTTAATACAGGCTGGATAGAAAAAGAAGGACAGCAGATAGTATGCCTTCCAAACAGAGTAGTAGTAAGAGTTACAGGAGGCAAAAAAGGAGAAGTAGATGATATAGTATATTAA
- a CDS encoding FAD:protein FMN transferase, which produces MKQIVKKVIAILMVVFIPLSLIACGNNNQQYTRTDFMMDTVIQVTAYGRNAKKAVDESMEKLKEIDNIMSSQKSGSDVEKINENAGKKYVKVNPETFYVIKTALKYGEISGGNFDITIAPLINLWGIGTNHAHVPTESQIKDAMKYINYKDVLLDEKNDEVKLSRKGMAIDLGGIAKGYAADEIENIMKKNGIKHALINLGGSSVYMYGSKPDGSNWNIGIQDPFGDKGKYFAIVSGKDMLIDTSGNYERYFIQNGKRYHHILNPFTGYPAESGVVSTTIVSTNIKSIDADALSTITFILGVDKGMKLIESMPGVDAIFVTPDYKVYATSGLKGKLKITDSRFKLYENR; this is translated from the coding sequence ATGAAACAAATTGTTAAAAAAGTCATTGCAATTTTAATGGTAGTTTTTATACCCCTATCTTTAATTGCCTGTGGAAACAATAATCAGCAGTATACACGTACTGATTTTATGATGGATACGGTTATTCAAGTGACGGCCTACGGTAGAAATGCTAAAAAAGCAGTTGATGAGTCGATGGAAAAATTGAAAGAAATTGATAACATCATGAGCAGCCAAAAGAGTGGTAGCGATGTAGAAAAGATAAATGAAAATGCAGGGAAAAAGTATGTCAAGGTAAATCCAGAAACATTTTACGTGATAAAGACGGCTTTAAAGTACGGGGAAATAAGTGGGGGCAACTTTGATATAACTATTGCTCCATTGATAAATTTGTGGGGAATTGGCACAAATCATGCCCATGTTCCGACGGAAAGCCAGATTAAGGATGCTATGAAGTACATAAACTACAAAGATGTCTTGCTGGATGAAAAGAACGATGAAGTTAAATTAAGTAGAAAAGGTATGGCTATTGACTTAGGAGGAATTGCTAAAGGATACGCTGCTGATGAAATAGAAAATATTATGAAGAAAAATGGGATTAAGCATGCACTTATAAATCTTGGCGGCAGCAGTGTTTACATGTATGGTTCTAAGCCTGATGGTTCAAATTGGAATATAGGCATACAGGATCCTTTTGGAGATAAGGGTAAGTATTTTGCCATCGTTTCTGGAAAAGACATGCTGATTGATACATCTGGCAATTATGAAAGATATTTTATTCAAAACGGGAAAAGATATCATCATATATTAAATCCCTTTACAGGATATCCTGCAGAAAGCGGTGTCGTCAGCACTACAATAGTGTCTACAAATATAAAATCAATTGATGCTGATGCATTGTCTACAATTACTTTTATTTTAGGCGTTGATAAAGGGATGAAATTGATAGAGAGCATGCCTGGTGTAGATGCAATCTTTGTCACACCTGATTATAAGGTCTATGCAACATCAGGCCTTAAAGGAAAGTTAAAAATAACAGATTCGAGGTTTAAACTGTATGAAAATAGGTGA
- a CDS encoding polysaccharide deacetylase family protein — MIKFMIKIYILYLVLVALLPTMLGRIFHYNVIYSSRKKKVPWIVITFDDGPDPEYTPVLLSILDKYNVKACFFLLADKVEKYPDLAREIVNRGHEIGIHGYKHHINWFLGPIATYKELLKSVEIISQITGKYPSYYRPPWGLFTTFIYQYSKKLGIKIILWSYMSWDWKVKDPNLIVNRVLNKVKGGNILIFHDSSDNIGSDKEAPETMLIALDKIISGIKKKNLEIVDINKFIFS; from the coding sequence ATGATAAAATTCATGATAAAGATTTATATACTTTATTTAGTATTGGTAGCATTGCTTCCTACAATGCTTGGTCGTATATTCCATTATAATGTTATCTATAGCAGCAGAAAAAAGAAAGTACCCTGGATAGTAATCACTTTCGATGATGGGCCAGATCCAGAATACACGCCTGTACTCCTATCAATTCTTGATAAATACAATGTTAAAGCGTGCTTTTTTTTGTTGGCAGACAAAGTTGAAAAGTATCCGGATCTAGCTAGAGAAATCGTAAATAGAGGCCATGAAATTGGCATACATGGTTATAAGCATCACATAAACTGGTTTTTGGGACCTATTGCTACGTACAAGGAATTATTGAAATCAGTTGAAATTATTTCTCAGATCACTGGAAAGTATCCTTCATATTATAGGCCTCCATGGGGATTATTTACAACTTTTATCTACCAGTATTCAAAAAAATTAGGCATCAAAATAATTTTATGGAGCTACATGAGCTGGGATTGGAAAGTAAAAGATCCAAATCTGATAGTAAATCGCGTACTAAACAAAGTAAAAGGCGGAAACATTTTGATATTTCACGATAGCAGCGACAACATAGGGTCAGACAAAGAGGCTCCTGAGACAATGCTTATAGCTCTTGATAAGATAATAAGCGGAATAAAAAAGAAAAACTTAGAAATTGTTGACATAAATAAATTTATATTTTCTTAA
- a CDS encoding YkoP family protein, with protein sequence MKKIFMYIWSLWEFIFAKLNRIHTVGGDDSEIRIAIKKYKGEKLLLNDGTVLNNGDKFGELHLNNNALTQITSSSSSPIAIGIIALKRFKKSIKALKTYIDDHHEFDDVNVFMGYTLFNEGIEMLGFEVRDIKSPLEKFIVTHYEMLLLAIFHPDGFKRLRDNKFTSKMVLITKNTINSRY encoded by the coding sequence ATGAAAAAAATTTTTATGTACATTTGGTCTTTGTGGGAATTCATTTTTGCAAAGCTGAATAGGATACACACGGTTGGAGGAGACGATTCTGAAATCAGAATCGCAATCAAGAAATACAAAGGTGAGAAACTCCTGCTAAATGATGGAACTGTGTTGAACAATGGAGATAAATTTGGTGAACTGCACTTAAACAACAATGCCCTTACACAAATCACATCTAGCAGCAGCTCACCTATAGCCATTGGAATAATAGCATTAAAAAGATTTAAAAAATCTATAAAGGCATTAAAAACCTACATAGACGATCACCATGAATTTGATGATGTAAATGTATTTATGGGTTACACTCTATTCAATGAAGGCATTGAAATGCTGGGCTTCGAAGTCAGAGATATAAAATCGCCTTTAGAAAAATTCATAGTTACTCATTATGAAATGCTGCTTTTAGCTATATTTCATCCTGATGGTTTTAAGCGGCTGCGGGACAATAAGTTTACATCAAAGATGGTATTAATTACAAAAAATACAATTAACAGTCGCTACTAA
- a CDS encoding ABC transporter substrate-binding protein, producing the protein MKKPFTLFLILLIIMFLLSWPYYMYLHETGKIDFSPIEEEDYRGIITFWDFPHWSTDDPTGYNFIKKKIQDFEYLHPGVIIEFEPIKNSNFYYDLNDIIGDGKPDIIPITSDSPFIYNDKLEPLDKYLDKSYKNSLKENVLNGFMYNKSIYGIPLGMYTSVLYINNDLFSKKEIEVPQDSEWTYDEFLEDMTKLTYQTGKKEKKSYYGLSMYIEGSYNLWGILMSDGANIVNDEGVVSFKGPQAESGLKKLIELSERGVIDPVSYGDDYNKVWDSFTVLKESAVLIDESYKIQYLKYLQNKNKLFDFDVALYPEGDSDVPLTLSPKVYGYGVTKQSDKKKLEMAYKFVKFITDSQESVEKIGYIPVKKSIALNDELMKKIDKAVKYTDYPPPNWHGKNVKINKAIIDGLINKENEKMILNKIEKIIN; encoded by the coding sequence ATGAAAAAGCCTTTTACTCTTTTTCTGATATTATTAATAATAATGTTTTTATTGTCCTGGCCTTACTATATGTATTTGCATGAAACTGGTAAAATAGATTTTTCGCCAATTGAGGAGGAAGATTATAGAGGAATAATCACATTTTGGGATTTTCCACATTGGTCAACTGATGATCCAACAGGTTATAATTTTATAAAGAAAAAGATACAAGATTTTGAATATTTGCATCCAGGGGTTATAATTGAATTTGAGCCAATTAAAAATAGCAATTTTTACTATGATCTCAATGATATAATTGGTGATGGTAAACCTGATATAATTCCTATAACTTCAGACAGTCCATTTATCTACAATGATAAATTAGAACCGCTTGACAAATATCTGGATAAAAGTTATAAGAATTCATTAAAAGAAAATGTCCTCAATGGATTCATGTATAATAAAAGTATTTATGGCATTCCTTTGGGAATGTACACAAGCGTGCTGTATATAAATAACGATTTGTTTAGCAAGAAAGAAATTGAGGTTCCTCAGGATAGCGAATGGACATATGATGAATTTTTAGAAGATATGACAAAATTGACGTATCAAACGGGTAAAAAGGAAAAGAAAAGTTACTATGGCCTGTCAATGTACATTGAAGGAAGTTATAATCTTTGGGGTATATTGATGTCAGACGGTGCAAATATCGTCAATGATGAAGGTGTAGTATCATTTAAAGGTCCGCAGGCGGAGTCTGGACTCAAAAAATTGATTGAATTAAGCGAAAGGGGTGTAATAGATCCAGTTTCATACGGTGATGATTACAACAAAGTATGGGATAGCTTTACAGTCCTTAAGGAGAGTGCTGTTTTAATCGATGAAAGCTATAAGATACAGTACCTTAAATATCTTCAAAATAAAAATAAACTTTTTGATTTTGATGTTGCACTATATCCGGAAGGGGATAGCGATGTTCCTCTTACACTGTCTCCAAAAGTCTATGGATATGGTGTAACAAAACAAAGCGATAAAAAGAAATTGGAAATGGCATATAAGTTTGTAAAGTTTATTACAGATTCTCAAGAAAGCGTAGAAAAGATAGGATATATTCCTGTTAAAAAAAGCATCGCTTTAAATGATGAACTCATGAAAAAAATTGATAAAGCTGTCAAATACACAGATTATCCGCCACCAAATTGGCATGGTAAAAACGTAAAAATAAATAAAGCAATAATAGATGGATTAATAAATAAGGAAAATGAAAAGATGATATTGAATAAAATCGAAAAAATAATAAATTAG
- a CDS encoding YesL family protein produces MFGNFFNRMYYGDPHRPDLKADDIPKKGVSLFFDILKNNFWQLISLNLLLIVSCIPIVTIGPALAGFNNVLRNHTLNRNVWLWNDFKDGFIKNFKQSFVITLINGIAAIILINNYKIYSSYSTGFIKIAGTYITIFIGFILVLMNVYIYPLMVTYDLKIKHIYKNALIFSIIKLPQTIGMVLLSLILIAICILFAFIPLLLIGLSLVGLAINVYDRGVFEKYIDSKVNEQSGETDDKADK; encoded by the coding sequence ATGTTTGGAAATTTTTTTAATAGAATGTACTATGGCGATCCACATAGGCCTGATTTGAAGGCTGATGATATTCCTAAGAAGGGCGTGTCGTTGTTTTTTGATATTTTAAAGAACAATTTTTGGCAGCTTATAAGCCTTAATCTTTTGCTTATTGTATCGTGCATACCTATTGTGACGATAGGACCTGCTTTGGCAGGATTCAATAATGTGCTTAGGAATCACACACTTAACAGAAATGTGTGGCTTTGGAATGATTTCAAAGATGGGTTTATTAAAAATTTTAAGCAGAGTTTTGTTATAACTTTGATAAATGGGATAGCAGCTATTATTCTTATAAATAATTATAAGATATATTCGTCTTACAGTACAGGCTTTATAAAAATTGCAGGGACTTATATTACGATTTTTATTGGCTTTATACTTGTTCTGATGAATGTTTATATTTATCCATTGATGGTTACGTATGATCTAAAAATTAAGCACATTTATAAAAATGCTTTAATATTTTCTATAATTAAACTGCCTCAGACCATTGGAATGGTGCTTTTAAGCTTAATTTTAATTGCTATATGTATTTTATTTGCGTTTATTCCACTTTTATTGATAGGCTTAAGTTTAGTTGGTCTTGCCATTAACGTATATGATAGAGGTGTATTTGAAAAATATATTGACAGTAAAGTTAATGAGCAAAGTGGAGAAACAGATGACAAAGCTGATAAGTAA
- a CDS encoding glycoside hydrolase family 3 protein, with translation MKRDIKKLISEMTLEEKASLCSGLNLWQTKPIERLGIPSITMTDGPHGLRKANKSDELGLNNSVPATCFPSGSALAASWDRDLVKKVGEAIGEECIAEDVNILLGPAINIKRSPLCGRNFEYLSEDPYLISELAANYIKGVQSKGVGTSIKHYAANNQEDYRMTVDVKVNERALREIYLTGFEGAIKQSQPWTVMASYNKVNGVYATENEHLINEILRNEWKFDGIVISDWGAVNDRVAALKAGLDIEMPGSGGEEDKKIVEAVKEGQISEEYLNLAVERILNIVFKAYENKKKNQNYDAERHHQLARQVASECMVLLKNEDEILPLKKQGKIAIIGELAVKPRYQGGGSSHIVPTKLDIPYDEILKIAGNEAEIKYTPGYELEKDETNNKLIEEAAYIAKNSDVAVVFAGLPDSYESEGYDRGHMRIPESHNKLIQVIAEVQPNVVVVLCNGSPVEMPWIDQVKGILESYLGGQASGGAIADILFGEKNPCGKLAETFPRELRNNPSYLNFPGEKNVVNYGEGIFVGYRYYDTKGVEPLFPFGYGLSYTTFEYTDISTNKNKITDEETIEVRVKVKNTGKRAGKETIQLYVRDIQSSVMRPYKELKGFQKVYLEPGEEKTVVFNLDKRAFAYYDVDLEDWYVETGDFEILVGSSSKNILLKTVIHVTSTTSVQKVYTRNSTINDVITNQYGRQIIYNIIKRIKSDTNDSQDMLNILKKQLEINSQEISSLSQKDMMNAFLKNMPLRALTILSNGIFTEDMVNEVVDGLNTISN, from the coding sequence ATGAAAAGAGATATCAAAAAGCTCATTTCAGAGATGACATTAGAAGAAAAAGCAAGTTTATGCTCAGGATTAAATCTTTGGCAAACTAAGCCAATAGAAAGATTAGGGATTCCATCAATAACGATGACTGATGGACCACACGGTTTGAGAAAAGCAAACAAATCAGATGAACTTGGACTCAATAATAGTGTGCCGGCAACCTGCTTCCCGTCTGGCAGTGCTCTTGCAGCGTCTTGGGATAGAGATTTAGTTAAAAAAGTTGGTGAGGCCATCGGAGAAGAGTGCATAGCAGAAGATGTTAATATATTGCTTGGACCAGCAATCAATATAAAACGATCTCCACTTTGTGGACGTAACTTTGAATATCTATCAGAAGATCCATATTTAATATCTGAATTAGCTGCAAACTATATAAAAGGAGTTCAATCAAAAGGCGTTGGAACATCTATAAAACATTACGCAGCCAACAATCAAGAAGACTATAGAATGACTGTAGATGTAAAAGTAAATGAAAGAGCGCTACGTGAAATTTACTTAACAGGATTTGAAGGAGCTATAAAGCAGTCACAACCATGGACAGTTATGGCATCGTACAACAAAGTAAATGGAGTATACGCAACAGAAAATGAGCACCTGATAAATGAGATACTTAGAAACGAATGGAAGTTTGACGGAATAGTCATATCAGATTGGGGAGCAGTCAACGATAGAGTCGCAGCATTAAAAGCGGGATTAGATATAGAGATGCCAGGAAGTGGAGGAGAAGAAGACAAAAAAATAGTTGAAGCCGTAAAAGAAGGTCAAATATCAGAAGAATATTTAAACTTGGCAGTTGAACGCATTTTAAATATAGTCTTTAAAGCATATGAAAACAAAAAGAAAAACCAAAACTATGATGCAGAAAGACACCATCAATTAGCTCGTCAAGTCGCATCAGAATGTATGGTACTATTAAAAAACGAAGATGAAATACTTCCACTAAAAAAACAAGGTAAAATTGCAATAATAGGAGAACTTGCCGTAAAACCAAGATATCAGGGTGGAGGAAGTTCACATATAGTACCAACGAAATTAGATATTCCGTATGACGAAATATTAAAAATTGCAGGAAATGAAGCAGAAATTAAATATACGCCAGGTTATGAATTAGAAAAAGACGAAACAAACAATAAATTAATTGAAGAAGCAGCATATATAGCAAAAAATTCTGATGTTGCTGTTGTATTTGCAGGTTTGCCAGATAGCTATGAATCAGAAGGATATGACAGAGGACACATGAGGATCCCAGAAAGCCACAATAAATTAATACAAGTTATTGCAGAGGTTCAGCCAAATGTTGTTGTTGTACTTTGCAATGGATCACCAGTAGAAATGCCCTGGATCGATCAAGTAAAAGGTATATTAGAATCATATTTAGGAGGTCAAGCATCAGGAGGAGCAATTGCAGATATACTGTTTGGCGAAAAAAATCCATGCGGAAAACTTGCAGAAACTTTTCCAAGAGAACTTAGAAACAATCCATCATATCTAAACTTTCCAGGAGAAAAAAACGTAGTAAACTATGGCGAAGGAATATTTGTAGGATACAGGTATTATGACACAAAAGGTGTCGAACCATTATTTCCATTTGGATATGGTTTAAGCTATACAACATTTGAATACACAGACATTTCTACAAACAAAAACAAAATAACAGATGAAGAAACAATAGAAGTAAGAGTAAAAGTAAAAAATACTGGAAAACGTGCTGGAAAAGAAACAATTCAATTATATGTTCGAGACATACAAAGCAGTGTAATGAGACCATACAAAGAACTAAAAGGATTCCAAAAAGTATATCTTGAACCAGGAGAAGAAAAAACAGTTGTTTTCAACTTAGACAAAAGAGCATTTGCATACTATGATGTTGACTTAGAGGATTGGTACGTCGAAACAGGAGATTTTGAAATTTTAGTAGGAAGCTCATCAAAAAATATTTTATTAAAAACAGTCATTCATGTAACATCAACTACATCAGTACAAAAAGTGTATACTAGGAATTCAACAATAAACGATGTAATTACAAATCAATACGGTAGACAAATTATTTATAACATAATAAAGAGAATAAAGTCTGACACAAACGACTCACAAGACATGTTAAATATATTAAAAAAACAGTTAGAGATAAACAGCCAAGAAATAAGTAGTTTATCTCAAAAAGACATGATGAATGCGTTTTTAAAAAATATGCCTTTAAGAGCTTTAACTATCTTAAGTAATGGAATTTTTACCGAAGATATGGTTAATGAAGTTGTTGACGGCTTAAATACAATTTCTAATTGA
- a CDS encoding alpha/beta hydrolase produces MCKDYDQLVKLLENGYIQRENGLEFVIKNIPEGDNTEGKLDPRVFQILNEQYKKQRTNEMPDLSLLNIKDIPVGMLRNQMGWDNRDITKIEIKTSDEVIDGKYGTIPIKIYSPQSNTHLPAIVYFHGGGFFGGTVKVVENPCKALAERANAVVISVDYRLAPENPYPAGLTDCFDSIKWVYKYGEKYSIDSTKIAVSGDSAGANFATVCAMMDRDLKTDMIKFQALIYPTVNMAAVDTEEYKWSLDQYNISDEHRKLIISGLEGMKNSQPLVKKLYLQNNEDATHPYISPIFAESLKGMPETLIFTAEFDYLRLEAEAYGRKLAKFGVKTKIIQYKGMDHAFIDKLGIYPQAEDCINEIAKGIKSLFKD; encoded by the coding sequence ATGTGTAAAGATTACGATCAGTTAGTTAAATTACTGGAAAATGGATATATACAACGTGAAAATGGATTGGAATTTGTGATAAAAAATATACCGGAAGGTGATAATACCGAGGGTAAGCTCGATCCAAGGGTATTTCAAATATTAAATGAGCAATATAAAAAACAAAGAACAAATGAAATGCCCGATCTTAGCTTACTTAACATAAAAGATATTCCTGTTGGCATGTTAAGAAATCAAATGGGTTGGGATAATAGAGATATTACAAAAATAGAGATAAAAACAAGTGACGAGGTAATTGATGGAAAATACGGAACTATTCCAATTAAAATTTATTCACCACAGAGTAATACACATTTACCGGCAATCGTATATTTTCATGGAGGAGGTTTCTTTGGTGGTACTGTTAAAGTAGTAGAAAATCCATGTAAAGCATTAGCGGAAAGAGCAAATGCAGTGGTTATATCTGTTGACTATCGCTTAGCACCAGAAAATCCTTATCCGGCTGGATTAACGGATTGCTTTGATTCTATAAAATGGGTATATAAGTATGGTGAAAAGTATAGTATTGATTCAACTAAAATTGCGGTTTCAGGGGATAGCGCTGGTGCAAACTTTGCAACTGTTTGTGCCATGATGGATAGGGATTTAAAAACTGATATGATTAAATTTCAAGCATTAATTTATCCAACAGTTAACATGGCAGCAGTTGATACCGAAGAATATAAGTGGTCTCTTGATCAATACAATATTTCTGATGAACATAGAAAATTAATAATATCAGGATTAGAAGGCATGAAAAATTCACAGCCACTGGTGAAAAAGCTTTACTTACAAAATAATGAAGATGCAACACATCCGTATATATCTCCTATTTTTGCTGAAAGCTTAAAAGGAATGCCAGAGACTCTAATTTTTACAGCCGAATTTGATTATTTAAGGTTGGAAGCTGAAGCATATGGAAGAAAGCTTGCTAAATTTGGTGTTAAAACAAAAATTATACAATACAAAGGAATGGATCATGCATTTATAGATAAACTCGGTATTTATCCTCAAGCAGAGGATTGTATAAATGAAATCGCAAAAGGAATAAAAAGTTTGTTTAAAGACTAA
- a CDS encoding glycoside-pentoside-hexuronide (GPH):cation symporter, which translates to MKNFETTWKERISYGLSDTASNLVYQMITTYLMFFYTDVFGISAAAVGTLFLVARIIDAFDGPFFGILIDHTNTKWGKCRPYFLWLSIPYGVLAILAFTTPSFNATGKLVYAYITYILLGIIYSGINIPITSILPSLTDNLEERNILVSTRMILATVGATIVSVGTLPLVKVFGNGNQQKGFMMTMTLFAVLAVILFLVTFFNTREKVNEAKEQSITLKEELKALKGNTPWFILFFVAFINFIAFIMKAQTTVYYLTYNLKMPNLISIALGLGSLNVVSLLVMPFLAKKIGKRNVMITGFIFSILAQFILYLSSLTSSAFIFLIGTVIAAFGNGFVMGAMFSMTADTVDYGEWKSGVRAQGLLSATPAFGVKAGMGIGGALAGWILSIGKYVPDHPQTLSALKAIEINFIWLPLIGFIISAVLLLFYNLDKQQEQMTKELNERRAKLSA; encoded by the coding sequence ATGAAAAATTTTGAAACAACTTGGAAAGAAAGGATCAGTTATGGGCTTAGTGACACTGCTTCTAATTTAGTTTATCAGATGATTACCACTTATTTAATGTTTTTTTACACTGATGTTTTTGGAATAAGTGCTGCAGCTGTCGGAACACTTTTTTTAGTAGCAAGGATCATCGACGCATTTGATGGACCATTTTTTGGCATTCTAATAGATCATACAAATACAAAGTGGGGAAAATGTAGACCATACTTCCTTTGGTTATCAATTCCATATGGAGTATTAGCAATACTAGCATTTACGACTCCAAGTTTTAATGCTACTGGTAAATTAGTTTATGCTTATATTACATATATTCTTTTAGGAATTATCTACTCTGGAATTAATATACCAATTACATCAATTTTGCCGAGTTTAACAGATAATTTAGAAGAAAGAAATATTTTGGTTAGTACCAGAATGATTTTAGCTACAGTTGGTGCTACAATTGTCAGTGTAGGGACGTTGCCTCTAGTTAAAGTATTCGGCAATGGCAATCAGCAAAAAGGTTTTATGATGACTATGACTTTGTTTGCTGTTTTAGCTGTTATATTATTCTTAGTAACTTTTTTCAATACTAGAGAAAAAGTAAACGAAGCAAAAGAGCAATCAATTACTTTAAAAGAAGAACTAAAAGCATTGAAAGGAAATACTCCTTGGTTTATACTTTTCTTTGTAGCGTTCATTAATTTCATAGCTTTTATAATGAAGGCACAAACGACAGTTTATTATTTGACATATAATTTAAAGATGCCTAACTTAATCAGCATAGCTTTAGGATTAGGATCATTAAATGTTGTTTCATTACTTGTCATGCCGTTTTTAGCAAAGAAAATAGGGAAAAGAAATGTTATGATTACGGGATTTATTTTTTCAATATTAGCACAATTTATATTGTATTTGTCATCGTTGACATCAAGTGCATTTATATTTTTAATAGGCACTGTAATTGCAGCTTTTGGAAATGGATTTGTTATGGGAGCAATGTTTTCTATGACAGCGGATACAGTTGACTACGGTGAGTGGAAGTCGGGTGTTAGAGCTCAAGGACTTCTTTCAGCTACGCCAGCATTTGGAGTCAAGGCAGGAATGGGAATAGGTGGAGCTTTAGCAGGTTGGATATTATCAATTGGTAAATATGTTCCAGACCATCCGCAAACCTTATCCGCATTAAAAGCGATAGAAATTAACTTTATTTGGCTACCGTTAATTGGTTTTATTATCAGTGCTGTATTACTTCTATTCTATAATTTAGATAAACAACAAGAACAGATGACTAAAGAATTAAATGAAAGAAGAGCTAAGTTAAGCGCATGA
- a CDS encoding AraC family transcriptional regulator translates to MEYKYELIKNDDNLPIKIIFHTSDDAQLVPRHWHESIEISYVLSGKIDDIYVDGIHYTSQQGDIVLINSNAIHSFSVVQGKNRKAVTFFISYEFLKTNYPDIDQIAFDCVSIDQNDEHKIKIFNELRENLDSIIRAFSNLRDDSLAHIKVIGLSYELIYLLLKNFKISKKSFGEIKTKKYLDRLTEITNYIKENYSQDLSIDIISAKFNLSPEYLSRFFKKYMGMTIHNYINTVRLEKSYRDLMNTDQSITEIALEHGFPNEKSFNKVFKTFYNITPNQYRKKIKALKSVIKTEN, encoded by the coding sequence ATGGAGTATAAATATGAATTAATTAAAAATGATGATAATTTACCTATAAAAATAATATTTCATACATCTGATGATGCACAATTAGTACCAAGACATTGGCATGAAAGCATAGAAATATCGTATGTGCTTTCTGGCAAAATTGATGATATCTATGTTGATGGTATTCATTACACGTCACAGCAAGGAGACATTGTTTTGATTAATTCCAATGCTATACATTCTTTTTCTGTTGTTCAAGGAAAGAATCGTAAGGCAGTTACTTTTTTTATTTCATATGAGTTCCTAAAAACAAATTATCCCGATATAGATCAAATTGCATTTGATTGTGTTTCAATTGATCAGAATGATGAACATAAAATAAAAATATTCAATGAGTTACGTGAAAATTTAGATTCCATAATAAGAGCTTTCTCAAATTTAAGAGATGATTCATTAGCACATATAAAAGTTATAGGGTTGTCTTATGAATTAATTTATCTTTTGTTGAAAAATTTTAAAATAAGCAAAAAAAGCTTTGGAGAAATCAAAACGAAAAAATACTTAGATCGATTAACTGAAATTACAAATTATATAAAGGAAAATTACAGTCAGGATTTATCAATAGATATAATTTCTGCAAAGTTTAATTTATCTCCAGAATATCTTTCACGTTTCTTTAAAAAGTACATGGGCATGACAATACATAATTATATAAATACCGTTCGTCTAGAAAAATCTTATCGTGATTTGATGAATACTGATCAATCTATTACAGAAATAGCATTAGAGCATGGTTTTCCAAATGAAAAATCCTTTAATAAGGTGTTCAAGACTTTTTATAATATTACTCCAAATCAATATAGAAAAAAGATTAAAGCTTTAAAATCTGTGATAAAAACAGAAAACTAG